From the genome of Anopheles funestus chromosome 2RL, idAnoFuneDA-416_04, whole genome shotgun sequence:
AATAACGAGTTGGGATAATGATTGAGAAACTACAGATTATTTGcacataaattttattaaaatttatacttTTATTCCATCCAGTTCTTTAGTGGAGTGCAAACATTACACTTAGGTTACAATCGATTCTTACAGTCGGgactacaaaaagaaaaattaagaaaaaaataatataagaaTTCGTGCGAGAAACATAATTTTCACGCAATTTTATCACTCTACAGAATACTCACATTAGCGTGAATGGCCAGAACACCATCGTCGGCGTTGGCGCCAATAAAGATATTGGCCCGACCGTCTCCACCAACAGTGACACTAGCGCCAGTACAGCTGCTTCCAGACTTGCTACCCGAGATCACGTCGCAGTACGTGCCTGCCGGTAGGCAGGTCTGCAGACTCTGATTCAGATCATAGCCCTCCAGATTGAACGCGACAAAACCACGTCCACCACGGCAGAAAGCGATCTGGTTGCCACCATTGTCCCACCAGTCGTTCAGCGAAGTACCGGCTACAGTATTGCGGAAGGTAATCATATTGTAGATTTGACGCCATCGGTGCTCACAAGCCCATCCACCACCGCACGAGTCGTCAGCGTTAATGATCGGGGAGCTGAGGTTGCCATCACCGTCAGATGGTGGTCCCTCGTCACCGTCATTGAAGAAGAACGAGCTCATGATACGAGGAATACCGAACGGATGGGCCAACATGAATGCGTTTGCCATCTTATAGTTCTTGGGCAACTTGTGCGTGAGTACATCTGCGCCACCCGCACCATGACCGCGCTGGTTATCGTGATTGTCGACGAAAACGAGAGCAAGATGAGAGGGCAAGAAACCCCATTCGGGACCCCAGTTATATAACCAACGGAGCTGGTTATATCCTCGGAAGGAACGTCCAATTTCAGCTGAGAACCGGAACTCAGTAACCGTACCCAGGTGGGTATATTCGTTCTTGCCGATCGCCTCACCACCCAGATCGATCACCTCCTGCGTGATGAAGGGACGAGCGTTTGGTGGAAAACCATGCGACGTTGGTAGATTGTTCAGGCGGCTGAAGATCGCCTGAAGATCTCCGGGCCACATATGCTTGACGGCATCCATCCGGAATCCAGCCACACCAAGACTGATCAAATGATTCATTAGATCTACAACTTTATCGCGTACCCATGGGACTCCTTGGTTCAAGTCGGGCAAACTGCCTAGCTGGCAGTTGCGGACCATGATAGGATCATTGTAGTTCGTAATAACACAAGGTGCGTTGAAATCCGTCACACTGAATGGAACGCCTGGGAACGAGAAACTTGGTCGGTTGGCCGTGCTGCCAGCAGTACCGCCCCAATCGGCTAGATCAGCCATGTGGTTAATCACCAAATCGACGTAGATGCGTACACCAACATTATTGCAGCGACGAACCATGCTAGCAAACTGAGCTTCCGTTCCAGAACGTGTCTCTAGACGGTAGGACATTGGTTGATACCGTTCCCACCACGGCCGTCCACCAATGACAGCGTTCTCAGTCGGTGGAGACACCTGCACACCGGCGTATCCTCGCGGCGCTAGAAATTTCTCGCATTCAGCAGCGATGTCATCCCATTTCCACTCGAATAAATGCACAATACCACTTCGGTCATCCCATTGATGGGTGTTGAATTGGGCTGTAGCTAGGGTGGCACAAACCGCTAGCAGCACTACGGCGACACGCATTGCTACAACTTCTTTACTACACAAAGCTTTGACGATTTTGATAGGATGTTCAAACTGTGCGACTAGCTGCAGTGTTATAAATACTTGTGATTACTTGCAACAGCTGGTCCCGACTGAACATATCGCTTGCGATAAGATAATCTGATGGATTAAATTTCGATTAGCGGATTAGTACCCATGTTCAGATTCTTCTAGCAAATTCCGTCAAATAAATGGCAAAAATTCCCATGACTGTATTAATGCAATCAAAATAGAATTGGTAGATAGCTTTATAAGTACCTTATCTATGGGAAATAACACAGAAAAGAAAGTTGATTTGCGGTTTCGCTCTTAATTTCTATGTTACTTTAAGTGATGCCAAGAACCTCTTTTGTCGACCAAAACAAATTGGGCAACATATTAGATAGCACCTTCAAAATATAGAAGTTTGGCAATTTCAGTCGTACAAGTATGTGAtcaataaaatcgttttaacaAATGCTATTGTGCAGAATCTtctatttgaataaaaatgcatGCATACATTAAACTAAAAGAAACAGTTGTAATAAAGTATTGAGAACGATGAATAAGTTGTATTCAATTGAATTCATTAAAATGCACTGTTCGGAACGATTCTACATGATTTTTTCACCGAAGAACAGCAAATTACTGTCTTGCAACGAGTGTAATTCCATCTACCATTATGTCCAGATAAATTTCTCGATTTCAAAAGAAAACTGTCAAAGCAGACAAAAGGTTGACAAAGAAGAAAGAACTGTTTATAGAAATAATATGAAAAGCCTAGCATTGTGCTGttcaattgaaacattttggtAGACTCAGCATTAAAGTTTCTGGCCCGTTTTGTATGCAGCATATAGCCATACCAACGCCAGTAACTAGTTGATGTTTATCACCAATTAGAAATGCAATAATTACACATCTCACCCATCTCGTCGCAAAAGATTGGCGGAGAGCAGGGTCATTTTTTGATGATTGACACttgccaaaaagaagaaggaaaaaaacaaaggttcTTCACGCTCAGCATGGGCCGGTGTCAGGAGGCGAAACTTTCCCCCAACAATTATGGCATTGTTGTTGCATTTACCGAATCGCTTTCGAACCTACGCCAAGCATTGTGCAGAAGCATTCAGAGaggatcaattttttttcaagtttaaGTCACACCATCCACCCTCGAACGTTCGTTCGAAGGCATCCTCTGTCCGACGGGTGGGAACGGTTGATGAACAATTAAGGTGCGATCTTCACGCGATACGTTGAACGCTGCTTCGGACATGGGGAAACCATCACCCCCGTTAATAGTCGATGTACGTCTGGTGTTCCTTCTGCACCGTGTACTGTCCAGCTCGGTGCCGTTGCAGTCCCGCAGTGAGGTCAGTTTTAACCCAATTCACACGATTAATAGCGCGCGGTTGATTAAATCTCCTGGAACCCTTCGAAAAGGGACGTACAAGTGAGCCATTCCTGCCTATTTCCCCCCTTCACGGAAAACGCACCAAACGGTCAATTGGCTGTTCGAATTACGCATCCCTGGGCAAACTCAGGTTGGAGGCTAGTATTGTTGCCGGATTCATCGATGTATAGCTGACGTCAAGCGCGCACAGTAGCAGACCTACTACCAACGCATGACCACAACCTGAGCTTCACGAAGCCTGTCAAGACAATGAGCCAACaacttttcattcatttactGATGGTTTGCGTTTTACTCTTTATCGATACcgatcttcttttttttcattagtaCAAGATTCACCAATATCTTCCATCAGACCAGCACGGTATAAGCCGTCGACatgaagtaggaaaaaagtgTAATATAGGGCATCCTTTCTATTTACTTTGGGATAAGATATCGTTCCACGAGAGTAGCTACAGGTAGCATATCTGCAAAGGATGGGAGGCCTCATGGAGGAGCTGTGATTTGCATTTGACATTTAAATTATACACAAAATCCAAATCAACTAACCATTCCCGCTAACCCGGTTAAGATGACTCGGTTAAAAATACCCATCCTGTTCCAGAGTAAATACTACGACTGTTAGTCTGTAACTTTTTCGATTCAGTCATGATCTCTCGATTGCTCGATTGTAAGGGCGTAATAGATTCAACATTTCCTATGTTTGCCTTTTGCACTGATCACCTTAGGTTAAAGAACTAAAATACTATGTATAGCGAATGATATACAATGAATGGAATAAGAATTGGTGCTATTAATTGTAAAACGGTATCATTTGCAAACGAAGGGCGAGTTACTTTCGTTTTTGAAGGCCACGGGTGTCTTGTCTGTAACACCAGAATTAGGTCATTCGATATAATTGAGCATTATAAATAGATTCATCGATCTGAATTGAAACATAACAGAGACATAATGGAATAATGATTGAGAAACTGCAGATTATTTGcgcataaattttattaaaatttgtacTTTTATTCCATCCAGTTCTTTAGTGGAGTGCAAACATTACACTTAGGTTACAATCGATTCTTACAGTCGGgactacaaaaagaaaaattaagaaaaaaataatattagaaTTCGTGCGAGAAACATAATTTTCACGCAATTTTATCACTCTACAGAATACTCACATTAGCGTGAATGGCCAGAACACCATCGTCGGCGTTGGCGCCAATAAAGATATTGGCCCGACCATCTCCACCAACAGTGACACTAGCGCCAGTACAGCTGCTTCCAGACTTGCTACCGGAGATCACGTCGCAGTACGTGCCTGCCGGTAGGCAGGTCTGCAGACTCTGATTCAGATCATAGCCCTCCAGATTGAACGCGACAAAACCACGTCCACCACGGCAGAAAGCGATCTGGTTGCCACCATTGTCCCACCAGTCGTTCAGCGAAGTACCGGCTACAGTATTGCGGAAGGTAATCATATTGTAGATTTGACGCCATCGGTGCTCACAAGCCCATCCACCACCGCACGAGTCGTCAGCGTTAATGATCGGGGAGCTAAGGTTGCCATCACCGTCAGATGGTGGTCCCTCGTCACCGTCATTGAAGAAGAACGAGCTCATGATACGAGGAATACCGAACGGATGGGCCAACATGAATGCGTTTGCCATCTTATAGTTCTTGGGCACTTTGTGCGTGAGTACCTCCGCGCCACCCGCACCATGACCGCGCTGGTTATCGTGATTGTCGACGAAAACGAGAGCAAGATGAGAGGGCAAGAAACCCCATTCGGGACCCCAGTTAGATAGCCAACGGAGCTGGTTGTTTCCTCGGAAGGAACGTCCAATTTCAGCTGAGAACCGGAACTCAGTCACCGTACCCAGGTGGGTATATTCGTTCTTGCTGATTGCCTCACCACCCAGATCGATAACCTCCTGAGTGATGAAGGGACGAGCGTTCGATGGGAATCCTTGATCGGTCGGCAAGTTATTCATGCGTCCATAAATTGCCTGAAGATCTCCGGGCCACATGTGCTTGACAGCGTCCACACGGAAGCCGGCAACACCATAGTTGATCAGTTTGTTCATCAGCTCGACGATCTTGTCACGCACCCAGCTGTTGCCCTGGTTCAAATCGGGCAGTCCTACTAGCTGGCAGTTGCGGACCATGATAGGATCGTTGTAGTTGGTAATCGAACACGCTGGGTTGAAGTCGTTCGGTCCGTATGGGACAGCCGGGAATTGCATACCTCCAGCGTTTGCCGTTGATCCGCCAGTGCCACCGTTCGTGCTGATAGCAGCCATGTGGTTGATGACCAGATCGACATAAATGCGCACACCGACCGCGTTGCAGCGGCGAACCATGCTCGAAAACTCTGCCTCGCTGCCGGAACGGGTGTTCAGGTTGTAAGAGATTGGCTGGTAACGTTCCCACCATGGGCGGCGCGGGCTCCACACAACCGCGTTCTCTGTCGGTGGCGAGACTTGCACACCGGCATAACCTTTCGGTGCAAGGAAGGTTTCGCACTCCCTGGCAATATCGTTCCACTTCCATTCGAACAGATGTACGATGCCGCTACGATCACCCCATTGATGCGTATCGAACTGTCCACTCACTGCCACGGCCAAGACCGTCAACAGCATGCACACGAAGGCACGCATTTCGATAGTGTTGTTGTCACTGTTTGTTTTGCGGAACGGTTTAAGCGGGTTGGAACAGACGTCCAAACTGTAACGTTTGATGGCGACTGGGACAGCTTTTATACAACCACTGGAACCAGCTCGCTGATAACGATACCTTCACTATTGAACTCCGGGCACAGCACGATTGTGTTCCGGTGGTTTCTTATCACCGCAAAAACATAATATCAATCAGTTCATCTACGCGATGTTAAAGTGTATTCGTTAAAGTATTGGAGTAACTCCGGCA
Proteins encoded in this window:
- the LOC125765796 gene encoding alpha-amylase 1-like isoform X3, which encodes MVRRCNNVGVRIYVDLVINHMADLADWGGTAGSTANRPSFSFPGVPFSVTDFNAPCVITNYNDPIMVRNCQLGSLPDLNQGVPWVRDKVVDLMNHLISLGVAGFRMDAVKHMWPGDLQAIFSRLNNLPTSHGFPPNARPFITQEVIDLGGEAIGKNEYTHLGTVTEFRFSAEIGRSFRGYNQLRWLYNWGPEWGFLPSHLALVFVDNHDNQRGHGAGGADVLTHKLPKNYKMANAFMLAHPFGIPRIMSSFFFNDGDEGPPSDGDGNLSSPIINADDSCGGGWACEHRWRQIYNMITFRNTVAGTSLNDWWDNGGNQIAFCRGGRGFVAFNLEGYDLNQSLQTCLPAGTYCDVISGSKSGSSCTGASVTVGGDGRANIFIGANADDGVLAIHANSRL
- the LOC125765796 gene encoding alpha-amylase B-like isoform X2, with protein sequence MRAFVCMLLTVLAVAVSGQFDTHQWGDRSGIVHLFEWKWNDIARECETFLAPKGYAGVQVSPPTENAVVWSPRRPWWERYQPISYNLNTRSGSEAEFSSMVRRCNAVGVRIYVDLVINHMAAISTNGGTGGSTANAGGMQFPAVPYGPNDFNPACSITNYNDPIMVRNCQLVGLPDLNQGNSWVRDKIVELMNKLINYGVAGFRVDAVKHMWPGDLQAIYGRMNNLPTDQGFPSNARPFITQEVIDLGGEAISKNEYTHLGTVTEFRFSAEIGRSFRGNNQLRWLSNWGPEWGFLPSHLALVFVDNHDNQRGHGAGGAEVLTHKVPKNYKMANAFMLAHPFGIPRIMSSFFFNDGDEGPPSDGDGNLSSPIINADDSCGGGWACEHRWRQIYNMITFRNTVAGTSLNDWWDNGGNQIAFCRGGRGFVAFNLEGYDLNQSLQTCLPAGTYCDVISGSKSGSSCTGASVTVGGDGRANIFIGANADDGVLAIHANSRL